Proteins encoded by one window of Arachis ipaensis cultivar K30076 chromosome B04, Araip1.1, whole genome shotgun sequence:
- the LOC107637261 gene encoding leucine-rich repeat receptor-like serine/threonine-protein kinase BAM3 produces MTMMGLLHSVALAIHFLLLFSSSLFTNCLTLNDSTTTHHHECHQHESNALLSFKQSFIISKSASYNTFSYPKTVSWIPTTDCCSWNGIECDELTGHVISIDLSSSLLYGSMDPNSTLFSLVHLQSLDLSDNDFSHSQIPARIGHLSQLRHLNLSQYGETTLSGEVPTQISHLSNLLSLDLRSYIDQPFENLVINQLQLKVSTLRSLIQNSTRLEQLRLNYVSVSSSIPYTLTNLTSLQNLSFRNCELCGEFPVGIFYLPNLSSLNFAENQNLHGALPASIGNLTNLACLALGKNSFQGEIPQSLFRLENLEHLSLGYNFFEGRLALDMFLKLEMLNVLDLSGNKLSLFSQVRDVNVTILPLIQWLGLSSCNLAGEVPTWIMNLTTLSYLDLSRNNLQGEIPYFFFRLENLTVLDLSNNILEGQIDLDMLSKLQKLIFLSLGGGNKLYFLEGKNTSSVTFPSQIQSLHLSSCNLVHFPNFIQQLQKLTDLFISDNSIKTMLDFVIFMCVMLDHYSFSFMCFHLKLLCLSRVRVGHV; encoded by the coding sequence ATGACCATGATGGGGTTGTTGCATTCTGTTGCTCTGGCCATacattttcttctcctcttctcatCCTCCCTGTTTACAAACTGTTTAACTTTGAATGATTCAACTACTACTCATCATCATGAATGCCATCAACATGAAAGCAATGCCTTGCTCAGCTTTAAACAAAGCTTCATCATAAGTAAGTCTGCATCTTACAATACTTTCAGTTATCCTAAAACTGTTTCCTGGATTCCAACCACAGATTGCTGCTCCTGGAATGGCATTGAATGCGATGAGCTCACAGGTCATGTCATTTCCATTGATCTTAGTAGCAGCCTGCTCTATGGTTCCATGGATCCCAATAGCACCCTTTTCTCGCTTGTGCATCTTCAAAGCCTTGATCTTTCGGACAATGACTTCAGTCACTCGCAAATTCCAGCCAGGATAGGTCACTTGTCACAACTGAGGCATTTGAATCTTTCTCAATATGGTGAAACCACATTGTCAGGTGAAGTCCCAACTCAAATTTCCCATTTGTCCAACTTGTTGTCCCTTGATCTTCGCAGCTATATTGACCAACCGTTTGAAAATCTAGTGATCAACCAATTACAACTTAAGGTATCCACTCTGCGAAGCTTAATTCAAAACTCAACAAGACTTGAACAACTTCGCCTTAATTATGTCAGCGTTTCATCATCTATACCTTACACTCTCACAAACCTTACATCTCTGCAAAATCTCTCTTTTCGAAACTGTGAACTATGTGGTGAGTTTCCAGTTGGAATATTCTATCTCCCAAACTTAAGTTCTTTGAATTTTGCGGAAAACCAAAATCTGCATGGTGCATTACCTGCATCCATTGGGAACCTGACCAATTTAGCTTGCTTGGCTCTTGGAAAAAATAGCTTTCAAGGTGAAATCCCGCAGTCTCTTTTTAGACTCGAAAATCTTGAACATTTGTCTCTGGGGTATAATTTCTTTGAAGGCCGCCTAGCACTTGACATGTTTTTGAAGCTAGAGATGCTTAATGTTCTTGACTTGTCTGGCAACAAATTGTCTTTGTTCTCACAAGTTAGGGATGTCAATGTCACAATCCTTCCTCTAATTCAATGGTTAGGATTGAgttcatgcaatttagctgggGAAGTTCCAACTTGGATAATGAATCTAACCACTTTAAGTTACTTGGATCTTTCTCGAAATAATCTTCAAGGTGAAattccatatttcttcttcagGTTAGAAAATCTTACAGTTCTCGATCTATCTAATAATATATTGGAAGGACAGATCGACCTTGACATGCTTTCAAAGCTCCAAaagcttatttttctttctttaggCGGAGGCAACAAATTGTATTTTCTTGAAGGGAAGAACACTTCCAGCGTAACATTTCCTTCTCAAATTCAATCTTTGCATTTAAGTTCATGCAACTTAGttcattttcccaattttataCAACAGTTGCAAAAGTTGACAGATCTTTTCATATCAGACAATAGCATAAAGACAATGTTAGATTTTGTTATTTTCATGTGTGTAATGTTAGATCATTATTCATTTTCATTTATGTGTTTTCATTTGAAGTTATTGTGTTTATCTCGTGTAAGAGTGGGTCATGTGTAA